One segment of Primulina tabacum isolate GXHZ01 chromosome 14, ASM2559414v2, whole genome shotgun sequence DNA contains the following:
- the LOC142525520 gene encoding homeobox-leucine zipper protein ATHB-13-like isoform X2, with translation MAFFHSNFMLHQDHDHHNPPSTSLAVPLILPSCSPHEFHGVASLLGKRSSMSFSTGMDGCDEMNMRDDELSDDGSLLGEKKRRLNMEQVKTLEKNFEQGNKLEPERKLQLARALGLQPRQIAIWFQNRRARWKTKQLEKDYELLKSQFEALKKENDSLQAHNQKLHAEILALKTREPTESINLNKETEGSCSNRSENSSEIKLDISRNPAIHSPLATNPTTDKAFFPSSLRQSNGIAQFFQNNTRPEIQVPKMDQAVKEESLCNMFCGMDDQTGFWPWLEQHHFN, from the exons ATGGCGTTCTTCCACTCCAATTTCATGCTACATCAAGATCATGATCATCACAATCCTCCCTCCACTTCTCTTGCAGTACCATTAATTCTTCCTTCATGTAGTCCCCACGAATTTCACG GTGTGGCTTCCCTGCTAGGGAAGAGATCATCAATGTCATTCTCGACAGGAATGGACGGCTGTGATGAGATGAACATGAGAGATGATGAACTATCCGACGACGGATCGCTACTGGGGGAGAAAAAGAGGAGGCTGAACATGGAGCAAGTAAAGACTCTGGAGAAGAACTTTGAGCAAGGGAACAAGCTGGAGCCCGAAAGAAAGCTGCAGCTGGCCCGAGCCCTCGGGCTTCAGCCCAGACAGATTGCCATCTGGTTTCAGAACAGGAGAGCTAGATGGAAGACTAAGCAATTGGAAAAGGATTACGAACTTCTTAAGAGTCAATTCGAAGCTCTCAAAAAAGAGAATGATTCCCTTCAAGCACATAATCAGAAACTTCATGCTGAG ATATTGGCACTGAAGACAAGGGAGCCAACAGAATCCATCAATCTCAACAAAGAAACAGAAGGTTCCTGCAGCAACAGAAGTGAAAACAGCTCAGAAATCAAACTCGATATTTCAAGAAATCCAGCAATTCACAGCCCATTAGCCACAAACCCCACCACAGACAAGGCCTTCTTCCCATCTTCACTTCGGCAAAGCAATGGAATTGCACAGTTCTTCCAGAACAACACGAGGCCCGAAATTCAGGTCCCGAAAATGGACCAAGCTGTGAAGGAAGAAAGCCTGTGCAATATGTTCTGCGGCATGGATGATCAGACAGGGTTTTGGCCATGGCTAGAGCAACACCATTTCAATTAA
- the LOC142525520 gene encoding homeobox-leucine zipper protein ATHB-13-like isoform X1 — protein sequence MAFFHSNFMLHQDHDHHNPPSTSLAVPLILPSCSPHEFHGVASLLGKRSSMSFSTGMDGCDEMNMRDDELSDDGSLLGEKKRRLNMEQVKTLEKNFEQGNKLEPERKLQLARALGLQPRQIAIWFQNRRARWKTKQLEKDYELLKSQFEALKKENDSLQAHNQKLHAEFQDLQILALKTREPTESINLNKETEGSCSNRSENSSEIKLDISRNPAIHSPLATNPTTDKAFFPSSLRQSNGIAQFFQNNTRPEIQVPKMDQAVKEESLCNMFCGMDDQTGFWPWLEQHHFN from the exons ATGGCGTTCTTCCACTCCAATTTCATGCTACATCAAGATCATGATCATCACAATCCTCCCTCCACTTCTCTTGCAGTACCATTAATTCTTCCTTCATGTAGTCCCCACGAATTTCACG GTGTGGCTTCCCTGCTAGGGAAGAGATCATCAATGTCATTCTCGACAGGAATGGACGGCTGTGATGAGATGAACATGAGAGATGATGAACTATCCGACGACGGATCGCTACTGGGGGAGAAAAAGAGGAGGCTGAACATGGAGCAAGTAAAGACTCTGGAGAAGAACTTTGAGCAAGGGAACAAGCTGGAGCCCGAAAGAAAGCTGCAGCTGGCCCGAGCCCTCGGGCTTCAGCCCAGACAGATTGCCATCTGGTTTCAGAACAGGAGAGCTAGATGGAAGACTAAGCAATTGGAAAAGGATTACGAACTTCTTAAGAGTCAATTCGAAGCTCTCAAAAAAGAGAATGATTCCCTTCAAGCACATAATCAGAAACTTCATGCTGAG TTTCAAGATTTGCAGATATTGGCACTGAAGACAAGGGAGCCAACAGAATCCATCAATCTCAACAAAGAAACAGAAGGTTCCTGCAGCAACAGAAGTGAAAACAGCTCAGAAATCAAACTCGATATTTCAAGAAATCCAGCAATTCACAGCCCATTAGCCACAAACCCCACCACAGACAAGGCCTTCTTCCCATCTTCACTTCGGCAAAGCAATGGAATTGCACAGTTCTTCCAGAACAACACGAGGCCCGAAATTCAGGTCCCGAAAATGGACCAAGCTGTGAAGGAAGAAAGCCTGTGCAATATGTTCTGCGGCATGGATGATCAGACAGGGTTTTGGCCATGGCTAGAGCAACACCATTTCAATTAA